A region from the Streptomyces sp. 3214.6 genome encodes:
- a CDS encoding MBL fold metallo-hydrolase: MTTDLLLTKKFHACVRLEKDGRTLVLDPGGFGEEDAAVGADAILVTHEHPDHFHEGRLRTAMDANPAAEIWTLKSVAEKISAAFPGRVHTVGHGDTFTAAAFDVQVHGELHAVIHPDIPRITNVGYLIDDGRVFHPGDALTVPDCAVETLMLPVMAPWSKISEVIDYVREVKPQRAYDIHDALLTDLARPIYDNQIGSLGGSRHLRLTPGETALL, from the coding sequence ATGACGACGGATCTGTTGCTCACGAAGAAGTTCCACGCGTGCGTGCGCCTGGAGAAGGACGGGCGCACGCTCGTCCTCGACCCCGGCGGGTTCGGCGAGGAGGACGCGGCGGTCGGCGCGGACGCCATCCTGGTCACGCACGAGCACCCCGACCACTTCCACGAAGGCCGGCTGCGCACGGCCATGGACGCCAACCCGGCGGCCGAGATCTGGACCCTGAAGTCGGTCGCCGAGAAGATCTCCGCGGCCTTCCCCGGCCGCGTCCACACCGTCGGCCACGGCGACACGTTCACCGCCGCGGCCTTCGACGTCCAGGTCCACGGCGAGCTGCACGCCGTCATCCACCCCGACATCCCGCGCATCACCAACGTCGGCTACCTCATCGACGACGGCCGCGTCTTCCACCCCGGCGACGCCCTCACCGTCCCCGACTGCGCCGTCGAGACGCTGATGCTCCCGGTGATGGCCCCCTGGAGCAAGATCTCCGAGGTCATCGACTACGTCCGTGAGGTGAAGCCACAGCGGGCCTACGACATCCACGACGCCCTCCTCACCGACCTCGCCCGCCCGATCTACGACAACCAGATCGGCTCCCTCGGCGGCTCGCGGCACCTGCGGCTGACGCCCGGGGAGACCGCACTCCTGTGA
- the pcaDC gene encoding bifunctional 3-oxoadipate enol-lactonase/4-carboxymuconolactone decarboxylase PcaDC translates to MSETSPNTLQYRFDGPEEAPVLILGPSLGTTWHMWDRQVPELAQQWRVFRFDLPGHGGAPAYPAGSVSDLADRLLATLDALGVQRFGYAGCAFGGAVGVELALRHPERVASLALIAASPRFGTADEFRQRGVIVRTNGLDPIARTSPDRWFTSGFAAAQPAITEWAVQMVRTTDPGCYIAACEALAAFDVRAEIGRVGVPTLVLVGSDDQVTGPAEARTLVAGIPDARLAVVPGASHLVPVEQPAAVTELLVRHFSTAWQPAYDSGTGQTAIPGVPVRAVLTAPQQPPQPVAIAEIAAAPVVEPPQVMGRPDPYDAGLKVRREVLGDAHVDRALSQADEFSGDFQEFLTRYAWGEIWDRPGLDRRSRSCVTLTALVAGGHLEELAFHTRAALRNGLTPDEIKEVLLQAAVYCGVPAANSAFKVAQQVIREETTPTE, encoded by the coding sequence GTGAGCGAGACTTCACCGAACACCCTGCAATACCGCTTTGACGGGCCAGAAGAGGCGCCGGTCCTGATCCTTGGTCCCTCACTGGGTACCACATGGCACATGTGGGACCGCCAGGTTCCCGAACTGGCCCAGCAGTGGCGGGTGTTCCGGTTCGACCTGCCGGGGCACGGCGGCGCCCCCGCCTACCCGGCGGGCTCGGTCTCCGACCTCGCCGACCGCCTCCTCGCCACGCTCGACGCGCTCGGGGTGCAGCGCTTCGGCTACGCGGGCTGTGCGTTCGGCGGCGCGGTCGGCGTGGAACTGGCCCTGCGGCACCCGGAGCGCGTCGCCTCGCTGGCGCTGATCGCGGCCTCCCCGCGGTTCGGCACGGCCGACGAGTTCCGCCAGCGCGGCGTGATAGTGCGCACGAACGGCCTCGACCCCATCGCCCGCACCTCGCCCGACCGCTGGTTCACCAGCGGCTTCGCGGCCGCGCAGCCCGCGATCACCGAGTGGGCGGTGCAGATGGTGCGCACCACCGACCCCGGCTGCTACATCGCGGCCTGCGAGGCCCTCGCCGCGTTCGACGTACGGGCCGAGATCGGTCGCGTCGGCGTGCCGACGCTCGTCCTCGTCGGCTCGGACGACCAGGTCACCGGCCCCGCCGAGGCACGCACCCTGGTCGCCGGCATCCCCGACGCCCGCCTGGCCGTCGTCCCCGGCGCCTCGCACCTGGTCCCCGTCGAGCAGCCCGCCGCCGTCACCGAGTTGCTCGTCCGCCACTTCTCCACCGCCTGGCAGCCCGCCTACGACTCCGGCACCGGGCAGACGGCCATCCCGGGCGTCCCCGTCAGAGCCGTCCTGACCGCGCCCCAGCAGCCCCCGCAGCCCGTGGCCATCGCGGAGATCGCGGCCGCCCCCGTCGTCGAGCCGCCACAGGTCATGGGCCGCCCCGATCCGTACGACGCCGGGCTGAAGGTGCGCCGGGAGGTCCTCGGCGACGCCCACGTCGACCGGGCGCTGTCGCAGGCCGACGAGTTCTCCGGGGACTTCCAGGAGTTCCTCACCCGCTACGCCTGGGGCGAGATCTGGGACCGCCCCGGCCTCGACCGGCGCTCCCGCTCCTGCGTCACGCTCACCGCGCTGGTCGCCGGCGGCCATCTGGAGGAGCTCGCCTTCCACACCCGTGCCGCCCTGCGCAACGGCCTCACCCCGGACGAGATCAAGGAAGTGCTGCTCCAGGCGGCCGTCTACTGCGGCGTACCGGCGGCGAACAGCGCGTTCAAGGTGGCGCAGCAGGTCATCCGCGAGGAGACCACCCCCACCGAGTGA
- a CDS encoding DUF2267 domain-containing protein: MTFEQMLEQVRYEGAYATRAQAEQVVRAVLAAFGRTLTGDERVELAARLPHEAAVIFSSQIPATDALTGWGFVKDLATRTGGTPATTRWDTGTVLRIVAHLAGEELLDRILAQLPSGYALLFGRAELTRAA; this comes from the coding sequence ATGACGTTCGAGCAGATGCTGGAACAAGTGCGCTACGAAGGCGCCTATGCCACCCGTGCCCAGGCCGAGCAAGTCGTGCGCGCCGTGCTGGCCGCCTTCGGGCGCACGCTCACCGGCGATGAGCGCGTGGAGCTCGCCGCCCGGCTGCCGCACGAGGCCGCCGTCATCTTCTCCTCCCAGATCCCCGCCACCGACGCCCTCACCGGCTGGGGCTTCGTCAAGGACCTGGCGACCCGCACCGGCGGGACACCGGCCACCACCCGCTGGGACACCGGTACCGTCCTGCGTATCGTGGCCCACCTCGCCGGCGAGGAACTCCTCGACCGCATCCTCGCCCAACTCCCCTCCGGCTACGCCCTGCTGTTCGGCCGAGCCGAGCTCACCCGGGCGGCCTGA
- a CDS encoding DUF6278 family protein, protein MNIPFLGNRSKKYRASVLAEDPEGIAELLSECELLRSHAAREGIGLDDTAASLEALDQLPPRWRDDEDGLSWFGHDAGLYLGTVVVRTVPGAAWAIRPGGEPVVRLESGREVDVVTAGHEWAASGTPELSQLYAEVSEN, encoded by the coding sequence ATGAACATCCCTTTCCTGGGCAACAGGAGCAAGAAGTACCGTGCGTCGGTGCTGGCCGAGGACCCCGAGGGGATCGCCGAACTCCTCTCCGAATGCGAGCTGTTGCGATCCCACGCGGCCCGGGAGGGGATCGGACTCGACGACACCGCCGCCTCGTTGGAGGCCCTGGACCAGCTTCCGCCGCGCTGGCGCGACGACGAGGACGGCCTGTCGTGGTTCGGCCATGACGCCGGGCTCTACCTGGGCACCGTCGTGGTGCGGACCGTGCCGGGCGCCGCCTGGGCGATCCGGCCCGGCGGCGAGCCGGTCGTCAGGCTGGAGTCCGGCCGGGAGGTCGACGTGGTCACCGCAGGACACGAGTGGGCCGCGAGCGGCACTCCCGAACTGTCCCAGCTGTACGCAGAGGTGTCAGAGAACTGA
- a CDS encoding Dps family protein has protein sequence MTTSSQHVSSQPRLHQKGEIIQEFGTVKQFPLGLSYEARMYSAQRLNKVLADTQILYGLYKKHHWLMRGATFYQLHLVLDKHAGEQLELVDALAERVQTLGGVAVGDPRHVAEITSIPRPPDGVEEVPAMLSRLLEAHETILTDAHDAAARVAELGDDGTNDLLVSQVVRTGELQAWFLAEHLVDTPLVRA, from the coding sequence ATGACCACCAGCTCGCAACATGTGAGCAGCCAGCCACGGCTGCATCAGAAGGGCGAGATCATCCAGGAGTTCGGGACCGTCAAACAGTTCCCTCTCGGCCTCTCCTACGAGGCGCGCATGTACTCCGCCCAGCGCCTCAACAAGGTCCTGGCCGATACTCAGATCCTTTACGGCCTCTACAAGAAGCATCACTGGCTGATGCGCGGGGCGACCTTCTACCAGCTGCACCTGGTGCTGGACAAGCATGCGGGGGAACAGCTTGAACTCGTCGACGCGCTCGCCGAACGGGTCCAGACCCTGGGCGGTGTCGCGGTCGGGGACCCCAGGCACGTCGCCGAGATCACGTCGATCCCGCGGCCCCCGGACGGTGTGGAGGAGGTGCCGGCCATGCTGTCGCGGTTGCTGGAGGCACACGAGACGATCCTGACCGACGCGCATGACGCGGCGGCCCGGGTCGCGGAGTTGGGCGACGACGGCACCAACGACCTGCTGGTCTCACAGGTGGTGCGGACCGGCGAACTCCAAGCGTGGTTCCTGGCCGAGCATTTGGTCGACACACCCCTGGTCCGTGCCTGA
- a CDS encoding DUF2267 domain-containing protein, which produces MVMRWETFLDQVKERGEYETTEEAERAARTVLALLGAHLVGEVRAELAARLPENLALVLLNPLQAREPLSPERFVRATAAWIDGATEQTAAWDVSAVLSVAADAAGDELTRSILLQLPAGYDLLFGHPQPV; this is translated from the coding sequence ATGGTGATGCGATGGGAAACGTTCCTTGACCAGGTCAAGGAACGCGGCGAATACGAGACCACCGAGGAGGCCGAGCGGGCGGCCCGCACGGTACTGGCGCTGCTGGGCGCACACCTGGTGGGCGAAGTGCGGGCGGAACTGGCCGCCCGACTGCCGGAGAATCTGGCCCTCGTCCTGCTCAATCCGCTCCAGGCGCGCGAGCCGCTGTCCCCCGAGCGCTTCGTACGGGCCACCGCGGCCTGGATCGACGGAGCCACGGAACAGACCGCGGCCTGGGACGTGAGCGCCGTGCTCAGCGTGGCCGCGGACGCGGCGGGCGACGAACTCACCCGCAGCATCCTGCTCCAGCTCCCGGCGGGCTACGACCTGCTGTTCGGCCACCCCCAGCCCGTCTGA
- a CDS encoding excisionase — translation METPSDWEDRLARWRNELELFEQLDESPWVTLAKAEAETGVSRSALRSWYRNGEIRSRLVDGPNGPQRLVRLDAVIERAATSPRIQRRAEREVSLEAQVTLLRHRVDQLELRLAALERR, via the coding sequence ATGGAGACACCGTCGGACTGGGAGGACCGGCTCGCGCGCTGGCGGAACGAGCTGGAGTTGTTCGAGCAGTTGGACGAGAGCCCGTGGGTCACGCTGGCGAAGGCGGAGGCCGAGACCGGCGTTTCCCGCTCGGCCCTGCGGTCCTGGTATCGCAACGGCGAGATCCGGTCTCGGCTGGTGGACGGCCCGAACGGCCCGCAGCGTCTGGTCCGGTTGGACGCGGTGATCGAGCGGGCCGCCACGTCACCGCGCATCCAGCGCAGGGCGGAACGAGAAGTGAGCCTGGAAGCCCAGGTCACCCTGCTACGACACCGGGTCGACCAGCTTGAGCTGCGGCTGGCGGCGTTGGAGCGACGGTGA
- a CDS encoding exodeoxyribonuclease III has product MRIATWNVNSITARLPRLLAWLESSGTDVLCLQEAKVAEEQFPLDQLRERGYEAAVHATGRWNGVAVISRVGLADVVKGLPGDPGYDGAPEPRAISATCGPVRVWSVYVPNGREVDHPHYAYKLQWFEALKAAVAGDAAGGRPFAVMGDYNVAPTDDDVYDVAAFEGLTHVTPAERAALAALREAGLSDVVPRPLKYEHPFTYWDYRQLCFPKNRGMRIDLVYGNEPFAKAVKDAYVDREERKGKGASDHAPVVVDLDV; this is encoded by the coding sequence ATGCGCATCGCGACCTGGAACGTCAACTCGATCACCGCCCGCCTGCCGAGGCTCCTGGCCTGGCTGGAGAGCAGCGGCACCGACGTGCTCTGCCTCCAGGAGGCCAAGGTCGCCGAGGAGCAGTTCCCGCTCGACCAGCTGCGCGAGCGGGGCTACGAGGCGGCCGTCCATGCCACGGGCCGGTGGAACGGCGTGGCGGTGATCTCCCGCGTCGGCCTCGCGGACGTCGTCAAGGGCCTGCCCGGCGACCCCGGCTACGACGGCGCGCCGGAGCCCCGCGCCATCTCGGCGACCTGCGGCCCGGTCCGCGTCTGGTCGGTGTACGTGCCGAACGGCCGCGAGGTCGACCACCCGCACTACGCCTACAAGCTTCAGTGGTTCGAGGCCCTCAAGGCGGCCGTCGCGGGCGACGCGGCGGGCGGCCGGCCCTTCGCGGTGATGGGCGACTACAACGTGGCGCCGACCGATGACGATGTCTACGACGTGGCCGCGTTCGAGGGACTCACCCATGTCACCCCGGCCGAGCGCGCCGCCCTGGCCGCCCTGCGCGAGGCCGGCCTGTCGGACGTCGTCCCGCGCCCCCTGAAGTACGAGCACCCCTTCACGTACTGGGACTACCGCCAGCTCTGCTTCCCCAAGAACCGCGGCATGCGCATCGACCTCGTGTACGGCAACGAGCCGTTCGCCAAGGCCGTCAAGGACGCCTATGTCGACCGCGAGGAACGCAAGGGCAAGGGCGCCTCGGACCACGCGCCGGTCGTCGTCGACCTCGACGTGTAG
- a CDS encoding Hsp20/alpha crystallin family protein, giving the protein MLMRTDPFRELDRLTQQLLGTTGTWSRPSPMPMDAYREGEEYVIALDLPGVSADAIDIDVERNMLTVKAERRPVAKADDVQMELSERPLGVFSRQVVLADTLDTEHIKADYDAGVLTLRIPIAERAKPRKVAIGGGSERREISG; this is encoded by the coding sequence ATGTTGATGCGCACCGACCCCTTCCGCGAGCTCGACCGGCTCACCCAGCAGCTCCTCGGCACGACCGGGACCTGGTCGCGGCCGTCGCCGATGCCGATGGACGCCTACCGCGAGGGCGAGGAGTATGTGATCGCCCTCGACCTGCCCGGCGTCTCCGCGGACGCGATCGACATCGACGTCGAGCGGAACATGCTGACCGTCAAGGCGGAGCGGCGGCCCGTCGCCAAGGCGGACGACGTGCAGATGGAGCTGTCGGAGCGGCCTCTGGGCGTCTTCTCCCGCCAGGTCGTGCTGGCCGACACCCTGGACACCGAGCACATCAAGGCGGACTACGACGCGGGTGTGCTGACCCTGCGTATCCCGATCGCCGAGCGCGCCAAGCCACGCAAGGTCGCCATCGGCGGCGGATCCGAGCGCAGGGAGATCAGCGGCTGA
- a CDS encoding dihydrolipoyl dehydrogenase family protein, with translation MSVSQQADVVVLGLGPGGEYVAGALAEAGLDVVGIEAELVGGECPYWGCVPSKMMIRAGNLLAEAGRVPFLAGEVKVTPDWSRVAGRIRGEATDDWNDQVAADRLAAKGGRLVRGTGRLTGPRQVTVGERTFQARRGVVLATGTRPRIPAVLGLAGTPYWTNRDAMAAKELPASMIVLGGGAIGVELAQVFARFQCAVTVVEGQDRLLSQEEPEAGELAEKVLREDGVTVLSSTRAREIAHDGAGFIVRLEGEEAPLRAERLLVATGRHADLAALGVDAAGLDPSAPSVRTDGQMRAGEGLWAIGDITGHGSFTHVSMFQAEIALRDILGRPGPDADYRALPRVVFTDPEIAAVGLTERQARDQRLRVRTSLQPIASSTRGWIHGPGTEGFIKLVEDADRGVLVGATSAGPAGGEVLYGLNVAVHAEVPVERLRHMIYTYPTFHRTVEAALGALR, from the coding sequence ATGAGCGTGAGCCAGCAGGCCGACGTGGTCGTCCTTGGTCTGGGCCCCGGAGGCGAGTACGTGGCTGGGGCGCTGGCCGAAGCCGGGCTGGACGTGGTGGGAATCGAGGCGGAGCTGGTCGGGGGCGAGTGCCCGTACTGGGGGTGCGTGCCCAGCAAGATGATGATCCGTGCCGGGAACCTGCTCGCCGAGGCGGGCCGAGTGCCCTTCCTCGCCGGTGAAGTGAAGGTGACTCCCGACTGGAGCCGCGTTGCCGGACGTATTCGGGGCGAGGCCACCGACGACTGGAACGACCAGGTGGCTGCCGACCGCCTCGCGGCGAAGGGCGGCCGGCTCGTACGCGGAACCGGACGGCTCACCGGGCCTCGCCAGGTGACGGTCGGCGAGCGTACGTTCCAGGCCCGACGAGGTGTGGTCCTGGCCACCGGCACCCGGCCCCGGATCCCCGCGGTTTTGGGCCTTGCGGGGACGCCGTACTGGACCAACCGGGACGCCATGGCGGCCAAGGAACTGCCGGCCTCGATGATCGTGCTCGGCGGGGGCGCCATCGGCGTGGAGCTCGCCCAGGTCTTCGCCCGCTTCCAGTGCGCCGTCACCGTGGTGGAGGGACAGGACCGACTGCTGTCGCAGGAAGAACCGGAGGCCGGAGAGCTGGCCGAGAAGGTTCTACGGGAGGACGGTGTCACCGTGCTGTCCTCCACCCGCGCTCGGGAGATAGCCCATGACGGCGCCGGCTTCATCGTCCGCCTCGAAGGCGAGGAGGCGCCCCTGCGCGCCGAACGGCTTCTCGTCGCCACCGGGCGCCATGCCGATCTCGCCGCGTTGGGCGTCGACGCGGCGGGCCTCGACCCCTCGGCGCCGAGCGTGCGCACGGATGGACAGATGCGTGCCGGGGAAGGACTCTGGGCGATCGGTGACATCACCGGTCACGGCAGTTTCACGCATGTGTCGATGTTCCAGGCGGAGATCGCCCTGCGGGACATCCTCGGACGGCCCGGTCCCGACGCCGACTACCGGGCGCTGCCCCGGGTCGTCTTCACCGACCCCGAGATCGCGGCCGTAGGACTCACGGAGCGGCAGGCGCGCGACCAGCGCTTGCGGGTGCGCACCAGCCTGCAGCCGATCGCCTCCTCCACCCGCGGCTGGATCCACGGACCGGGAACCGAGGGGTTCATCAAGCTGGTCGAGGATGCCGACCGGGGCGTACTGGTCGGGGCGACCTCGGCGGGACCGGCGGGCGGAGAGGTGTTGTACGGGCTGAACGTCGCCGTCCACGCGGAAGTGCCCGTCGAACGCCTCCGGCACATGATCTACACCTATCCCACCTTCCACCGGACGGTGGAAGCCGCTCTGGGAGCCCTTCGCTGA
- a CDS encoding ATP-binding protein — protein sequence MDRTTKRLPAGRSGAVQAPVRGRDQELAFIDARLTALARGHGGVVCVEGAPGSGKTRLLAEGYAAAVRQNFRAFRGGADPDEQFVPLGPLLDGLLSGAEPLLDAARLRELFTVPDQRFWLLQELQDRLEQMALDRPLLIVLDDVQWCDEADNVGSPIR from the coding sequence GTGGACCGGACTACCAAGCGGCTCCCCGCCGGCCGATCGGGTGCCGTCCAGGCGCCGGTCCGCGGCCGAGACCAGGAACTCGCGTTCATCGACGCACGACTCACCGCTCTGGCCCGCGGCCACGGCGGGGTCGTGTGCGTCGAGGGCGCTCCAGGCAGTGGCAAGACCCGGCTCCTGGCGGAGGGGTACGCGGCCGCGGTCCGGCAGAACTTCCGGGCGTTCCGGGGCGGCGCGGATCCCGACGAGCAGTTCGTCCCGCTCGGTCCGCTGCTGGACGGGCTGCTGTCCGGCGCCGAGCCCCTGCTCGACGCGGCGCGGCTGCGGGAGCTCTTCACGGTGCCCGACCAGCGGTTCTGGCTGCTCCAGGAGCTGCAGGACCGACTGGAGCAGATGGCCCTGGACAGACCGCTGCTCATCGTCCTCGACGACGTGCAGTGGTGCGACGAAGCGGACAATGTCGGGTCGCCCATCAGGTAG
- a CDS encoding FAD-dependent oxidoreductase, whose protein sequence is MNPIAIVGAGLGGLVLARVLHVNGIDAVVHEREASRGARGQGGMLDIHSGQRALREAGLIEQFYAIARGEGQDMRLLEPDGTLLLQEDTPPDAPLDRPEVDRADLRDLLLDSLPEDMVRWGHAFRSADNGLLRFADGSSAPYDLLVGADGARSRVRALLTDARPAHTGHNVVEIGIPDIDRTHPDLAEMVGRGTYWVLGGGISLAAQRNGDGRVRIGVSFYNTAEDWFATSGIPFDDPAAARARLIDLLPGWDPRFTALIEACDDMVVPRSITTLPLGLTWPSTPDVTLLGDAAHLMPPVGEGANMALLDGALLGLALAAHPDDFPAAVKEYEREMFERTSAAARMSADLQELLRSPDAARKMLAFFRPG, encoded by the coding sequence GTGAACCCGATTGCCATCGTCGGAGCCGGCCTGGGCGGCCTGGTTCTTGCCCGGGTGCTGCACGTGAACGGCATCGACGCCGTCGTCCACGAACGGGAGGCGTCGCGCGGTGCGCGCGGTCAGGGCGGCATGCTCGACATCCACTCCGGCCAGCGGGCACTGCGCGAGGCCGGTCTGATCGAGCAGTTCTACGCGATCGCCCGTGGTGAAGGCCAGGACATGCGTCTCCTGGAGCCGGACGGCACCCTGCTGCTCCAGGAGGACACACCCCCCGACGCACCGCTCGACCGACCCGAGGTCGACCGCGCCGATCTTCGCGACCTGCTGCTGGACTCCCTCCCCGAGGACATGGTGCGCTGGGGACACGCGTTCAGATCCGCCGACAACGGCCTGCTGCGCTTCGCCGACGGCAGCAGTGCGCCGTATGACCTGCTGGTCGGCGCGGACGGCGCGCGGTCCCGGGTCCGCGCGCTGCTCACCGACGCCCGCCCGGCGCACACCGGCCACAACGTCGTCGAGATCGGCATTCCCGACATCGACCGGACGCACCCCGACCTCGCGGAGATGGTCGGGCGCGGCACCTATTGGGTGCTCGGCGGCGGAATATCCCTGGCGGCGCAGCGCAACGGCGACGGCCGCGTTCGCATCGGTGTCAGCTTCTACAACACCGCCGAGGACTGGTTCGCCACCAGCGGGATCCCGTTCGACGACCCGGCCGCCGCCCGGGCACGGCTGATCGACCTGCTCCCCGGCTGGGACCCGCGGTTCACCGCGCTGATCGAGGCCTGCGACGACATGGTCGTGCCGCGGTCGATCACCACGCTCCCGCTCGGCCTGACCTGGCCGTCGACGCCGGACGTCACGCTGCTCGGCGATGCCGCGCACCTGATGCCGCCGGTGGGAGAGGGCGCCAATATGGCGCTGCTCGACGGTGCCCTGCTCGGGCTCGCGCTGGCCGCGCACCCGGACGACTTTCCCGCCGCCGTCAAGGAATACGAACGCGAGATGTTCGAACGCACCAGCGCTGCCGCCCGGATGTCCGCGGACTTGCAGGAATTGCTGCGGTCGCCGGACGCCGCCAGGAAAATGCTCGCATTCTTCCGACCCGGCTGA
- a CDS encoding type III effector protein: MTRDDQPTRRGGGLTPASFLAAAAALNTIHEALHTARTTPAGTGSTLAGSDRSNSEQALAALLLLREAREQLAEWEPGLIETAREAGASWADLAQPLGVSSRQAAERRYLRVRPGTPGSTGEQRVRATRDHRAADRTVTAWARANGGTLRQLAGQITALTGLPAAADIPLAELTAALADNDPAALVAPLTDTHPYLASAHPDLATRVDDLTRHTDRLRRHSGDQRRNRT; this comes from the coding sequence ATGACCAGGGATGATCAGCCCACCCGCCGCGGCGGCGGTCTCACACCGGCGTCCTTCCTCGCCGCCGCGGCGGCGCTGAACACGATCCACGAGGCCCTGCACACCGCCCGGACCACACCGGCAGGCACCGGCAGCACCCTCGCCGGGTCCGACCGGAGCAACTCCGAGCAGGCACTCGCCGCGCTCCTGCTGCTGCGCGAAGCGCGCGAGCAGCTCGCCGAGTGGGAACCGGGCCTGATCGAAACCGCGCGGGAGGCGGGCGCCAGCTGGGCCGACCTGGCCCAGCCCCTCGGCGTCTCCAGCCGCCAGGCCGCCGAACGCCGCTACCTGCGCGTACGACCCGGAACGCCGGGGTCCACGGGCGAGCAGCGGGTGCGGGCCACCCGCGACCACCGCGCCGCGGACCGCACCGTCACCGCCTGGGCCCGCGCCAACGGCGGCACCCTGCGTCAGCTCGCCGGCCAGATCACGGCGCTCACCGGCCTCCCGGCCGCCGCCGACATCCCGCTGGCCGAACTCACCGCCGCCCTCGCCGACAACGACCCGGCCGCCCTCGTCGCCCCCCTGACGGACACGCACCCCTACCTGGCTTCCGCCCACCCCGACCTCGCCACGCGCGTCGACGACCTCACCCGCCACACCGACCGGCTCCGCCGGCACAGCGGAGACCAGCGCCGGAACAGAACCTGA
- a CDS encoding Clp protease N-terminal domain-containing protein — translation MTFERFTAKARQAVVAAQEQARLLKHLHIGTEHLLLGLLDVPDSTAAKVLHRLGYDKEAAQADVAALVPPGTRQLSGHIPFESRATKTLELALREAQQLHHHDVGTEHILLALVREGEGVGAKVLAERINPISKIRTAVLASMEGPQDVAPGPWPAGTPATEDTVSAARALAGGAPLGSHHLLEAMLRAENSMAARVLRELGVDPDAVAAKIDELDPETTTDANPEEAAARKMEIRLVDDEVHLILRDPTTVTIAKEVTELCGGPIQGVGPVAGMFVPLWRSANQLLLQLQGMLQPEPEGDDGSAASKVAKVVRTVLAPRLRR, via the coding sequence ATGACATTTGAAAGGTTCACGGCGAAAGCCCGCCAGGCCGTCGTCGCGGCCCAGGAGCAGGCGAGGCTGCTCAAGCACCTCCACATCGGCACCGAGCACCTCCTGCTGGGGCTGCTCGACGTGCCGGACAGCACGGCGGCGAAGGTTCTGCACCGACTCGGGTACGACAAGGAGGCGGCGCAGGCCGATGTCGCCGCGCTGGTCCCGCCCGGCACGCGGCAGCTGAGCGGCCATATCCCGTTCGAGTCGCGCGCGACGAAGACGCTGGAACTCGCCCTGCGCGAGGCGCAGCAGCTGCACCACCACGACGTCGGTACCGAACACATCCTGCTCGCCCTGGTCAGGGAGGGTGAGGGCGTCGGCGCGAAGGTGCTCGCCGAGCGGATCAATCCGATCAGCAAGATCCGTACCGCGGTGCTGGCATCGATGGAGGGACCGCAGGACGTCGCGCCCGGCCCATGGCCGGCCGGCACGCCCGCCACCGAGGACACCGTGTCCGCCGCCCGCGCGCTGGCCGGTGGCGCACCGCTCGGCAGCCATCACCTCCTCGAGGCGATGCTGCGGGCGGAGAACAGCATGGCGGCCCGGGTGCTGCGCGAACTCGGGGTCGATCCGGACGCGGTCGCCGCCAAGATCGACGAACTGGACCCGGAGACCACCACGGACGCGAACCCGGAGGAAGCCGCCGCGCGCAAGATGGAAATCCGGCTCGTCGACGACGAGGTGCATCTGATCCTCCGGGACCCGACCACGGTCACGATCGCCAAGGAGGTCACCGAGCTGTGCGGCGGCCCGATCCAGGGCGTCGGGCCGGTCGCCGGCATGTTCGTCCCGCTCTGGCGGTCGGCCAACCAACTGCTGCTGCAGCTCCAGGGCATGCTCCAACCGGAACCCGAAGGCGACGACGGATCCGCCGCGAGCAAGGTGGCCAAGGTCGTGCGCACGGTCCTCGCACCCCGGCTCCGCCGGTGA